GAAGAATGAAACTCTGTCTTTTAGCGCATTTAATACATGGGTTAACTGCGTTATTCTAGCTACGCCTAGGTGCTCGTCATGATTCGGCGACTCAATTAAAACTTCGTGGTAGCCAAAGGCTCCCCTAGAGACATGGATATAATCGCCTTGAAAGCTTGAAGAACTCTCTGAGTTTTGTGGTGAAAACGCCGGATAAAGGTTAGGTATGCATCTAATGATCCAGTCCTTTCGGCGATCCCCATTTTTATCGTGGTCTTTCTTTAGCCCATCATCTTCCATGAAATATATCAGTGATGCTGGCGGGGTCAGATGCTCATTACCCGGACAGAATGGGCATATCGCTGCTCTTTTCTCCTCTCTCTGGTTTTCTATAAAGTCTGTGGGCCTCTTTCTCCTCTGTGAGGCGATGACAACCCACCTATCTAAGATATAGTCTTTTCTCAGATCATTCACCATAGCGTTAACCCCATAACCCTTATAAAACCCGGAGTCTTAAGATTTACGCCGTCGAGACAACTAGAGGGTTAAATGACAGTTAAATAGGGTTAGAGAGGGAAACATGGGGGAAATGAGCGAGGTTAAAATAGAGATCTTGAAATTCTTGTGGCAGTTTAATAGACCCGCCCGCTTAAAAGAAATATCTGAAGGAGTTGGTTTAGAAAAACGCTCGGTTAACATGCATCTCCTTAATCTTAAGAGGAAAGGTTATGTGAAGGCGCTCGGCGATGGTCTCTACGCTTTAACGGATTTGGGCAAAGAATTTTTGGGTTTTCCCAAAATTGATGAAAGCTTAGCTAGAAAAATTTTAAGCAAAGTTCCCTTTGAATTCGCTTTTCACTTCTATATTAGGGAGAACGAACCGCTGAACATTTCCTCGGATAGCTTAATTGAATTACGTGATAGAATTAGGGAAATAGACGCAAGATCCTTGGAGTTTCATTTCTTTCGAGGAGATTTCGAGAACTGGATTTCATTTCTAGGCGACTTAGAGCTCGCTAGTAGACTGGAGCTCATAAGAAAATCTGACATCTCTAGCGAGGATCTTAGAGGGAAAATTTACGAATGCATAAAAGCAAGGTGCGACGAGCTCTTAAACCTCTGCGGAATTAAAAATGGCACTTAAAAGACGATAAAAAACTTTGGAAAAATCTTTCCTCATCCTCCTCACTCAATTTTCTCCTAAGGAAAAATGGTCTGCTAACATACGATGTGTATGTTATTGAGTATATGCGGTTCGACTTCGAGCAATACCACGTTAAATTTTTACATAGCATGGTTTTTCTCGTGAATAAGCCGGATTTACTTACACCATACCTATATATGGCGTTGTGCCGCATGATCTTTTTACCCTCACTAGATTGGAAAGCGATATTTTTGTGGCTTTTTCTCAGGTCTTTCCAATAATTCTTCTGAAACCACGCATCCACATCTTTATACGTGTCTTCAAAAATCACGTTTGCCATAGAAAAATACTCTATCGATAGACTTCTACCGATCTCAGCGAATGCAGAAAATTTTTGATCCCTAAATGTCAAATATGTTCTTCCAACGGCGATTTTTCTTTCAGAAAGCAAAAAGCTGGAAGGAACGTTAAAACGAGTGTTTAACGCTGACCATGTCACTGAATCTTCCTCTGTGTGGCACTTAAATGAGCCAAGTATACGTTCAACTATTTTTTCGCCTTCTTCAATAAGTGGCGATAAAGCAAAATGAGCTATGATTATTCGACCACTCTTTTCACAAACCCAAATGTAGGTTGGCTCTTTTAGACCAGATCCGGTTTCGAGAAGCATGGAACGTGCGTTATGAGAAGAAATAAAGATGTTTTCCATAACTTTAGCTTTCACGTCGACTTTCTTTTTTGCGGTCTTCTCAATAGTCTTTCTCGCACTATCAATAAATGATGCGGATATTTCTGCCAAAGATTTGGGCTTTTTCAGGTTAGCTTGCTCCCATTTAACTTCTAAAAACAGGTTTTCCATCTCAAGCCTAAAGTACCCTGAATTTATGTTTCCTCCCTCTGTTGCAAGGCGCATCTCTTCAGGAACTTGAAGCAGGAAACCATTCCAACCTAATTCTTTAAACTTCAAGCGTCTTTATCACCATTGTTGAGATTAATGTAGATAGCATCATGGAATCTGTAAATAGTTATATTACTCAGAAATATTTTTGATCTCCTTTAAATCTTTTTGTTACATATAAGGTTATGCCGAGGGGAAAACTTTGACTTTTAATTTTCCAGTCGCTTTTATTAGCGAGGGCGCGGCTAATATTGTTGTTCCTAACCTTAATGCCTTTAGGAAGGGGCCTTGGGATTACGCTCCTTCTAAGGCACCTGTCTTCTATAACCCTCTCATGAAGCCTTGCAGAGATATCGCTGTTTTGGTTCTTCAATCATATCAAGAATTGGTGAATAGGGAGCTAAGTGTTTCTGAACCGCTGGCTGGTTGTGGTGTTAGAGGGATAAGGTTCGCGAAGGAGGTTAAAGGAATAAACTCGGTTTTTCTTAATGATATAAATGAAATGGCTTATAAAATGGCTAAATATAATGTTCAATTAAATAATCTTGAAGAGAAGGTTTTTGTTTCAAATGAAGATGCAAATTTATTTTTATCGAGATACGCGGCTCCAGCTAAAAGGTTTGACTTCATAGATATAGATCCATTTGGTTCTCCGGTTCCATATATCGACTCAGCCATTAGGGCGCTAAGGGATGGGGGGATGCTGGCTTTAACGGCAACAGATTTAGCTCCACTCTGCGGCGTTTACCCAAAAGTAGCCCTTAGAAAATATGGCGGTTTATCTTTAAAAACCGAATATTCCCATGAGATTGCTATAAGGCTCTTAGCTGGCTGCCTGACAAGTATGGCCGCTAAACATGATGTTGGCATAAAAATATTGTTCAGCCATGCTGCAAGACATTGCATAAGACTATACGCGTTAATCGAGTATGGCGCTAAAAAAGCAGATGGATCTCTAGAAAACATGGGTTACATCTTCCATTGCTTTAAGTGCCTTTATAGAGAACCTACGAAAGGCATGCTTCCCTTAAACCATAGCTCAAGATGCCCCACGTGTAATTCGCCTCTAAAGGCCGCTGGACCCCTATGGCTTGGGGAGATATCTAATAGAGATTTCTGTAAATCCATTGAAGAAAACATGAAGATTATTAAGCATGAAAATGATAAGATTGCGAGGTTAATTTCTCTAATTAAGGAAGAGGCTGAAGCCCCTATCACGTATTATGTTGTCGACAATATCTGTGAGAAAATTAGGGCCCCAACTCCTCCGCTAAAAGAAGTTATCAATAATATTGAAGAGGCAGGTTTCAGAGCTTTCCGCACGCATCTCCATGATAGAGGAATAAAGACTGATGCGCCAGCATCCTTAGTAATTGAAGCCGTTAAGAGAGCTGTGAAAAACAGAGTTTAAAACTAAAACTGCTATCTAATGACTTCTATTACGTCTAAACTGGCGTCAATGGATTTAACTGAATGCGTGATTGTTCCAACTGAAATTATGTCAGGCTCAAGCTTAGCGTATTCCAGTATGTTCTCTCCATTTATCCCACCCGATATTTCAATCAGGACCTTATCGCGGAGACCAATTTCTCTTAAAGACCCAATAACCCTGCGCGCCTCGTCAACCGACATGTTATCCAGCATTATTATCTCCGCCCCAAGTTTAGCCGCCAGCACAGCCTGCTCCGCATCCTTTGCCTCAACCTCAATCTTCTTTGAGAAACTTCCAAATAAACGTGCCCTCTTTAAGGCTTCTTCTAAGCTACCCGCGATGATTATATGGTTATCTTTGATTAAAATTTGATCATCAAGCTTTAATCTATGCGGGTCTCCGCCGCCAACAACTATGGCCCGTTTATCGAAGTATCGTAGTCCGGGGGCGGTTTTCCTTGTTGCAGCTACGCGCACATTAAGTCCAGCTTCCCTTATCTTCTTAACTAGTTTTCTTGTTTCTGTAGCGATTCCACTCATACGGGA
Above is a window of Candidatus Bathyarchaeia archaeon DNA encoding:
- a CDS encoding DUF5752 family protein, producing MGEMSEVKIEILKFLWQFNRPARLKEISEGVGLEKRSVNMHLLNLKRKGYVKALGDGLYALTDLGKEFLGFPKIDESLARKILSKVPFEFAFHFYIRENEPLNISSDSLIELRDRIREIDARSLEFHFFRGDFENWISFLGDLELASRLELIRKSDISSEDLRGKIYECIKARCDELLNLCGIKNGT
- a CDS encoding tRNA (guanine(10)-N(2))-dimethyltransferase, which produces MTFNFPVAFISEGAANIVVPNLNAFRKGPWDYAPSKAPVFYNPLMKPCRDIAVLVLQSYQELVNRELSVSEPLAGCGVRGIRFAKEVKGINSVFLNDINEMAYKMAKYNVQLNNLEEKVFVSNEDANLFLSRYAAPAKRFDFIDIDPFGSPVPYIDSAIRALRDGGMLALTATDLAPLCGVYPKVALRKYGGLSLKTEYSHEIAIRLLAGCLTSMAAKHDVGIKILFSHAARHCIRLYALIEYGAKKADGSLENMGYIFHCFKCLYREPTKGMLPLNHSSRCPTCNSPLKAAGPLWLGEISNRDFCKSIEENMKIIKHENDKIARLISLIKEEAEAPITYYVVDNICEKIRAPTPPLKEVINNIEEAGFRAFRTHLHDRGIKTDAPASLVIEAVKRAVKNRV
- the nadC gene encoding carboxylating nicotinate-nucleotide diphosphorylase yields the protein MPTDLLKEKIKTFLEEDIGLGDITTELIVPPETKVRAQIVVKEAAVIAGLRELKTIFDMVDAKVEFLVNEGDEVSPNTVIAIVEGDGRALLSVERTALNIFSRMSGIATETRKLVKKIREAGLNVRVAATRKTAPGLRYFDKRAIVVGGGDPHRLKLDDQILIKDNHIIIAGSLEEALKRARLFGSFSKKIEVEAKDAEQAVLAAKLGAEIIMLDNMSVDEARRVIGSLREIGLRDKVLIEISGGINGENILEYAKLEPDIISVGTITHSVKSIDASLDVIEVIR